One window from the genome of Pieris napi chromosome 12, ilPieNapi1.2, whole genome shotgun sequence encodes:
- the LOC125054612 gene encoding DNA-directed RNA polymerase II subunit RPB11 gives MNAPPTFESFLLYDGEKKVQKEEDTKVTNAAIFTVNKEDHTLGNMIRHQLLKDPKVLFAGYKVPHPLEHKFVLRIQTTSDYTPQEAFMNAITDLTSELSLFEERFKEAIKEKKDGLD, from the exons ATGAACGCACCTCCCACCTTTGAATCATTTCTTTTGTATGATGGAGAAAAGAA GGTACAAAAAGAAGAAGATACTAAAGTAACAAATGCAGCTATTTTCACTGTAAACAAGGAAGATCATACCCTCGGCAATATGATTCGACA CCAGCTTCTTAAGGacccaaaagttttatttGCTGGATACAAAGTACCACATCCTTTAGAACATAAATTTGTACTCCGCATTCAGACGACATCAGACTACACACCACAGGAAGCATTTATGAATGCAATAACAGATCTAACATCAGAATTATCTCTGTTTGAAGAGAGGTTTAAG GAAGCTATCAAAGAGAAAAAAGATGGTTTAGATTGA